In a single window of the Desulfovibrio mangrovi genome:
- a CDS encoding response regulator has protein sequence MRILVIDDEMPTLKMFVLILNAMGHEVLTAESGEQGLEVLRAEHPPLVLTDIKMPGMDGIEVLQKIKEENQATEVIVITGHGDMDLAIKALNLDATDFINKPVRREALQGALARAEERIQLARSKAAAISIYLREGDAVIAVRGTLSTSSESALKDAFRHAARSRNNIVLDFAENTSINGAAISVLAECVRNARTEGQRIAMVGLSANFRQVFEVMGITRQIAAFASLDDVRF, from the coding sequence ATGCGTATTCTTGTTATCGATGATGAAATGCCGACCTTGAAGATGTTTGTGCTCATTCTCAATGCCATGGGGCATGAGGTGCTGACGGCGGAATCGGGTGAGCAGGGGCTGGAGGTGCTTAGGGCTGAGCACCCTCCGCTGGTGCTGACCGACATCAAGATGCCCGGCATGGACGGCATCGAGGTGCTGCAGAAGATCAAGGAAGAGAATCAGGCTACCGAGGTCATCGTCATCACTGGTCATGGCGACATGGACCTTGCCATCAAAGCCTTGAATCTGGACGCCACGGACTTCATCAACAAGCCCGTGCGACGTGAGGCCCTGCAAGGTGCCTTGGCCCGTGCGGAAGAGCGCATACAACTGGCCCGGAGCAAGGCTGCGGCCATTTCCATCTATCTGCGTGAAGGTGATGCCGTCATTGCCGTGCGCGGCACCCTTTCCACTTCTTCGGAATCCGCGTTGAAAGACGCTTTCCGGCATGCCGCCCGTTCGCGGAACAACATTGTGCTGGATTTTGCGGAGAACACTTCCATCAACGGCGCAGCCATTTCCGTACTGGCGGAATGCGTCCGCAACGCCCGTACGGAAGGCCAACGCATTGCCATGGTCGGTTTGTCGGCCAATTTCCGTCAGGTATTTGAGGTGATGGGAATAACGAGGCAGATTGCAGCGTTTGCTTCTCTGGATGACGTGCGCTTCTAG
- a CDS encoding MarR family winged helix-turn-helix transcriptional regulator: MKEGTLSGKRIRPRYGKSKLGLTVSEISRELRSIIDARFKEHGVSSARWVVLWALEELGEPVSQKRIANLLGIESPTLVRMLDRLEEDGLVRRNPSVEDRRVKLVELCAKAEPLLEEMHALFLQLEKDLYVGFSEEELIQAHNVMLKLRDRVFDLSGKTREDVIDHISHQGNRG; the protein is encoded by the coding sequence ATGAAAGAAGGTACTTTGTCGGGGAAGAGGATTCGCCCCCGATACGGCAAAAGCAAACTGGGGCTGACTGTCAGCGAGATTTCCCGTGAATTGCGCTCTATCATTGATGCCCGGTTCAAGGAGCATGGGGTGAGCAGCGCCCGTTGGGTTGTGCTCTGGGCCTTGGAGGAACTGGGCGAGCCTGTTTCGCAGAAGCGCATTGCCAACCTGCTTGGCATTGAAAGCCCCACGCTGGTACGCATGCTGGATCGACTGGAAGAGGATGGACTGGTTCGCAGGAATCCTTCCGTCGAAGACAGGCGGGTCAAGCTTGTGGAACTGTGCGCCAAGGCCGAGCCGCTGCTGGAAGAGATGCACGCGTTGTTTCTGCAACTGGAAAAGGATCTTTATGTCGGTTTTTCCGAGGAAGAACTGATTCAGGCGCATAATGTCATGCTGAAGCTGCGTGACCGTGTGTTTGATCTGAGCGGCAAGACCCGTGAGGATGTCATTGATCACATTTCGCATCAGGGTAATCGTGGCTGA
- the ahbD gene encoding heme b synthase, giving the protein MHDHKNSGCPCGHGQKPQGHPAGHQGGHPGGHPGGHPQGHPGGAAHADGLAGMKARTLEDGTPACKLIAWEVTRSCNLACKHCRAEAHEEPYPGELSTEEAKALIDTFPSVGNPIIIFTGGDPMMRKDVYELIAYATDKGLRCVMSPNGTLITPETAQKMKASGVQRCSISIDGPGAEFHDDFRGVPGAFDASMRGIQYLKDAGIEFQINTTVTRQNLPYFKDIFSLCEKIGAVAWHIFLLVPTGRAAQMGAEVITAEEYEEVLNWFYDFRKTTDMHLKATCAPHYYRIMRQRAKEEGIPVTPENFGMDAFTRGCLGGTGFCFISHVGQVQPCGYLELDCGNVRTTPFPEIWRSSKPFQQFRTKEEYEGKCGVCEYHNVCGGCRARGYSMKGSHMAEEPLCSYNPRKCG; this is encoded by the coding sequence ATGCACGATCACAAGAATTCCGGCTGCCCCTGCGGCCATGGACAGAAGCCTCAGGGCCATCCTGCCGGCCATCAGGGCGGTCATCCTGGTGGTCACCCCGGCGGGCATCCCCAAGGACATCCGGGCGGAGCAGCCCACGCAGACGGCCTCGCCGGCATGAAGGCCCGTACCCTTGAAGACGGTACCCCCGCCTGCAAGCTCATCGCATGGGAAGTGACCCGCTCTTGCAACCTCGCCTGCAAGCATTGCCGCGCCGAGGCGCATGAAGAGCCGTATCCCGGAGAACTCTCCACCGAGGAAGCCAAGGCGCTTATCGATACCTTCCCCAGCGTGGGCAACCCCATCATCATCTTCACCGGTGGCGATCCCATGATGCGCAAAGACGTGTACGAGCTTATCGCATACGCCACGGACAAGGGTCTGCGCTGCGTCATGTCGCCCAACGGCACGCTCATCACGCCCGAGACCGCGCAGAAGATGAAGGCATCCGGCGTACAGCGCTGCTCAATTTCCATCGACGGCCCCGGTGCCGAATTCCATGACGATTTCCGCGGCGTACCCGGAGCATTTGACGCTTCCATGCGCGGCATCCAGTACCTGAAGGATGCGGGCATCGAATTCCAGATCAACACCACGGTTACCCGCCAGAACCTGCCCTACTTCAAGGACATCTTCTCCCTGTGCGAGAAGATCGGCGCGGTTGCGTGGCACATCTTCCTGCTGGTACCCACCGGCCGGGCAGCCCAGATGGGCGCAGAAGTCATCACTGCCGAAGAGTACGAAGAAGTGCTCAACTGGTTCTACGACTTCCGCAAGACCACGGACATGCACCTGAAGGCCACCTGTGCCCCGCACTACTACCGCATCATGCGCCAGCGGGCCAAAGAAGAAGGCATTCCCGTCACGCCCGAAAACTTCGGCATGGACGCCTTCACCCGCGGCTGTCTCGGCGGCACAGGCTTCTGCTTCATTTCCCACGTGGGACAGGTACAGCCCTGCGGCTACCTTGAACTGGACTGCGGCAACGTGCGCACCACGCCCTTCCCGGAAATCTGGCGCAGCTCCAAGCCGTTCCAGCAGTTCCGCACCAAGGAAGAATACGAAGGCAAGTGCGGCGTCTGTGAATATCACAACGTGTGCGGCGGCTGCCGCGCCCGCGGATATTCCATGAAGGGCTCGCACATGGCGGAAGAGCCTCTGTGCAGCTACAACCCGCGCAAGTGCGGCTAG
- a CDS encoding TlpA family protein disulfide reductase — MTRKTPLSLLLALLLLLTSGVFSLSTAAQNAAEAPQTGTSGEAGESTDAARAFPNLLLPAIADSAKYGLPPKAVQLGELQEEFIIINIYSWFCAPCQAEGPDLRELAELIGPAGTDGTIRIIGIAAGDDSSLTKRFRKKHNLSYALFPDPSLALHGLMLSPPVPTFYVVRNTTDGPKLLGTHIGAIQGKAKEFYDNVMQIVKKTQE; from the coding sequence ATGACCCGAAAGACACCTCTGTCACTCCTGCTGGCCCTGCTCCTGCTTCTTACGTCAGGCGTGTTCAGCCTCTCCACGGCTGCGCAAAATGCTGCCGAAGCACCCCAGACCGGAACTTCCGGCGAAGCCGGAGAATCCACCGATGCCGCCAGAGCCTTTCCCAACCTCCTGCTGCCCGCAATAGCGGATTCCGCGAAATACGGACTGCCGCCCAAGGCCGTGCAACTTGGGGAGCTGCAGGAAGAGTTCATCATCATCAATATATACAGCTGGTTTTGCGCTCCCTGTCAGGCTGAAGGACCGGACCTTCGTGAACTTGCGGAACTCATCGGCCCCGCAGGGACCGATGGCACCATCCGCATCATCGGCATTGCTGCCGGAGACGACAGTTCACTTACAAAACGTTTCCGCAAAAAGCACAACCTGTCCTACGCCCTGTTTCCGGACCCCTCTCTGGCTCTTCACGGACTGATGCTCTCTCCGCCTGTACCAACCTTTTATGTCGTACGAAACACCACGGACGGCCCGAAACTGCTGGGCACCCACATAGGTGCCATTCAGGGAAAGGCAAAAGAGTTCTACGACAATGTCATGCAGATAGTGAAAAAAACGCAAGAATGA
- a CDS encoding bifunctional diguanylate cyclase/phosphodiesterase — translation MARLLSIILALAFPPALHAAEGSIPHAHLDKADWMLLLGVVAFAITLSIYLVARRFRIMHTSMEHLTSLLKNHSEEITELDAAKEAYKNLYDLALVAIFRSTMDGSRFLAINQTGARMFGYATEKEMLASVIPKDVYLNKEHRAEMLAELHRAGQVQNFHCTFVRKDDSTFHAIFSAKFNQEEGCVEGTIQDVTSLKLAEQRLEESRDFLQNVIDAIPIPVAVRNTSGIFTLANDEFAAVADVPKEKLIGGHPRDIFPLPVVLMQEEYDRELLNAKGKATQRVEQYRPRLQPPATHLVYENVLLDSNGKVAGLVGATIDITARKRMEEELRKAEERYRNIFMNSIEGIFTSTVGGTVISANPAMARLYGYDTPEYMLKSIRNLAIEHWVYPEKRAEMLKELIKTDHLSGYEAEIRRRDGEHIWVSLSIRAIRNNMGILEALEGVAVDVTGKKRSEQELAQRANTDPLTGLANRAYMEQTMEHMVAQAKRSDKQIGVLFIDLDQFKPINDTYGHEAGDTLLREVSSRLKARLRESDVAARIGGDEFVIILWDIKGREALYRVGRPLLEELNKPYAWENRELRIGASIGGSLYPEHGETPGDLLRCADKAMYDIKQSGKNALRISPPSNDNCRVEP, via the coding sequence ATGGCAAGACTATTATCAATCATACTGGCGCTCGCCTTCCCCCCTGCTCTCCATGCTGCCGAAGGCTCCATTCCTCACGCCCATCTGGACAAGGCGGACTGGATGCTGCTTCTCGGCGTCGTGGCTTTTGCCATCACCCTGAGCATCTATCTTGTAGCAAGGCGCTTCAGGATTATGCATACAAGCATGGAACATCTGACATCCCTTCTCAAAAACCATTCCGAGGAAATCACAGAGCTGGATGCCGCCAAGGAAGCCTACAAGAACCTCTACGACCTTGCCCTCGTCGCCATTTTCCGCTCCACCATGGACGGTTCCCGCTTCCTCGCCATCAACCAGACCGGTGCACGCATGTTCGGCTACGCTACAGAAAAGGAGATGCTTGCCAGCGTCATCCCGAAAGACGTCTATCTGAACAAGGAGCACCGGGCTGAAATGCTGGCAGAACTCCATAGAGCCGGACAGGTGCAGAATTTTCACTGCACGTTCGTCAGAAAGGACGATTCCACCTTCCATGCCATTTTTTCGGCAAAATTCAATCAGGAAGAGGGCTGCGTGGAAGGCACCATTCAGGATGTCACGTCCCTGAAACTGGCAGAACAAAGACTGGAAGAGAGCCGGGATTTTCTGCAGAACGTCATCGACGCCATTCCCATTCCTGTGGCCGTGCGCAACACCAGCGGGATTTTCACGCTGGCCAATGACGAGTTCGCCGCAGTGGCCGATGTGCCCAAGGAAAAACTCATCGGCGGGCATCCGCGTGATATTTTTCCACTCCCGGTAGTTCTGATGCAGGAAGAGTATGACCGGGAACTGCTGAACGCAAAAGGAAAGGCAACGCAACGCGTTGAACAGTATCGCCCGCGGCTGCAGCCTCCTGCCACACATCTTGTCTACGAAAACGTTCTGCTGGATAGCAACGGAAAGGTCGCCGGGCTTGTGGGAGCCACAATCGACATAACGGCCCGAAAGCGCATGGAAGAAGAGCTGCGCAAGGCAGAGGAACGCTACCGCAATATCTTCATGAACTCCATTGAGGGCATTTTCACTTCCACAGTCGGCGGTACAGTCATCTCCGCCAATCCTGCCATGGCACGATTATACGGCTATGACACCCCTGAATACATGCTCAAATCCATACGCAACTTGGCCATTGAGCATTGGGTGTACCCCGAAAAACGTGCAGAAATGCTTAAAGAACTTATCAAGACGGACCACCTTTCCGGCTATGAGGCGGAAATACGCAGACGCGACGGAGAACACATATGGGTATCCCTCAGCATTCGGGCCATCCGTAACAACATGGGAATACTGGAAGCCTTGGAAGGCGTCGCCGTGGATGTAACAGGAAAAAAACGCTCGGAGCAGGAACTTGCCCAGCGCGCCAACACGGACCCGCTTACCGGGCTTGCAAACCGCGCCTACATGGAACAGACCATGGAGCACATGGTGGCGCAGGCCAAACGGTCCGACAAACAGATCGGCGTGCTCTTCATCGACCTCGATCAATTCAAGCCGATCAATGACACATACGGCCACGAGGCCGGCGATACGCTGCTCAGGGAAGTTTCAAGCCGGCTCAAAGCCCGTCTGCGCGAATCAGACGTTGCGGCCAGAATAGGCGGCGACGAGTTTGTCATCATTCTGTGGGATATCAAGGGAAGAGAAGCCCTCTACCGCGTAGGCAGACCGCTGCTGGAAGAACTGAACAAGCCATATGCGTGGGAGAACAGAGAACTGCGCATAGGAGCAAGCATTGGCGGCAGCCTGTATCCCGAACACGGAGAAACCCCGGGAGACCTGCTGCGCTGCGCCGACAAGGCCATGTACGACATCAAGCAGTCCGGCAAGAATGCGTTGCGCATCTCTCCGCCGAGCAATGACAACTGCCGGGTGGAACCCTAG
- the ahbA gene encoding siroheme decarboxylase subunit alpha, protein MTQQMDASLDAVDRKILTIIQSGFPVEPRPYEAIGEAVGLTEAEALARVRSMKERKIIRRMGANFNSKGLGWRSTLCAAKVPADKMDSFVEEVNSYPGVTHNYLRDHEFNIWFTFIGPSWDNVCDTLDGITRKTGIEILNLPAKRLYKIKVDFNLED, encoded by the coding sequence ATGACCCAGCAGATGGACGCGTCCCTTGACGCAGTCGACCGCAAGATTCTTACCATCATCCAGTCCGGATTCCCCGTGGAGCCCCGTCCCTATGAGGCTATCGGCGAAGCCGTGGGCCTGACGGAAGCCGAAGCGCTTGCCCGAGTCCGCTCCATGAAGGAACGCAAGATCATCCGCCGCATGGGCGCCAACTTCAATTCCAAGGGGCTCGGCTGGCGCTCCACCCTGTGCGCCGCCAAGGTGCCTGCGGACAAGATGGACAGCTTTGTCGAAGAAGTGAACAGCTACCCCGGCGTAACGCACAATTACCTGCGCGACCATGAATTCAACATCTGGTTCACCTTCATCGGCCCCAGCTGGGATAACGTCTGCGATACACTGGACGGCATAACCCGCAAGACCGGCATCGAGATTCTGAACCTGCCTGCCAAACGTCTCTACAAGATCAAGGTCGATTTCAATCTCGAAGACTAG
- a CDS encoding ATP-binding protein, producing MILKALARLNLKNKFFISILAVILIISCVIALLARWILVSGLTQELELRGTAVAQSIAARGGTYLLEDNIPELLSLIFDEKQLRERKHLVDYIYVENVDKRVLCHTFTRPFPDELPGTNPLGESEQKSVRLVSLLGHEAYDIAVPVKEGLYRIGTVHVGLSKEHIDSLVAKLRVMFLGFISAVIIITFYISHRLAGYITDPVVRLTRISDDLSRGSFDSSGILDLPDGRWNITDCPAFSDTDMPCWHFDDQRKGEQKRPDDKTLRRCKECVFYRKHEDGDEVATLTDSFRNMVWSIRLYRRRLSESENTYRSLFNSGPDPIFVVDCTTQKVLDANPRAEEVYGFSRNELVGMDFTTLGPVQTRECMMLFEGGGDEAGCVRTPRVVHHRKNGVPMFVNVNACPISYRGRPAIIVAATDVTEVVEKDAQLIQASKMKSLGEMSAGVAHELNQPLNAIRMGSDFLAMSLEQGVTIHPEHFRQVVTEMSAQVDRASGIINTLRSFGRKADLFDEDVNLNATVQAVTSLISRQFLLHQVDIKVDLATELPVITAQDNRLQQVLFNLVTNARDAIIERRKGMEKAARGLIEIRTFVDREHVCLSVSDNGTGIPQHVLEKVFEPFFTTKVTGEGMGLGLAISYGIVRDYKGDIGIRSREGEGTTFTLRFPKA from the coding sequence ATGATCCTCAAGGCGCTTGCCCGACTGAATCTCAAGAACAAGTTCTTCATTTCCATTCTCGCGGTGATCCTCATCATCAGTTGTGTGATCGCCCTGCTTGCCCGCTGGATTCTGGTTTCCGGCCTCACGCAGGAGCTCGAGTTGCGTGGCACGGCCGTGGCCCAGAGTATCGCGGCACGCGGCGGTACCTACCTGCTTGAGGACAACATTCCGGAGTTGCTGAGCCTTATTTTTGACGAAAAACAGCTGCGGGAACGCAAGCATCTTGTCGATTACATCTATGTGGAGAACGTGGATAAGCGGGTGCTCTGCCATACCTTCACCCGTCCTTTCCCCGATGAGTTGCCTGGCACCAACCCCCTGGGGGAAAGCGAACAGAAGAGCGTGCGTCTGGTAAGTCTGCTGGGGCATGAAGCCTATGACATTGCGGTGCCTGTCAAAGAGGGCCTTTACCGTATCGGCACGGTACATGTGGGATTGTCCAAGGAGCATATCGACAGCCTAGTGGCCAAGTTGCGCGTCATGTTTCTCGGGTTCATCTCCGCGGTCATCATCATCACGTTCTATATTTCGCACAGGTTGGCAGGATACATCACTGATCCGGTGGTGCGCCTGACGCGTATTTCCGATGACCTCTCGCGCGGAAGCTTTGATTCTTCAGGGATTCTCGATTTGCCGGACGGAAGGTGGAACATTACGGACTGTCCCGCTTTTTCCGATACGGACATGCCCTGCTGGCATTTTGACGACCAGCGCAAAGGGGAGCAGAAGAGGCCGGATGACAAGACCCTGCGCCGCTGCAAGGAATGCGTGTTCTATCGCAAGCACGAGGACGGGGACGAGGTGGCGACACTGACCGACTCCTTCCGCAACATGGTGTGGTCCATCCGCTTGTACCGCAGGCGGTTGAGCGAGTCTGAGAATACCTACCGCTCCCTGTTCAACAGCGGTCCCGATCCCATTTTCGTTGTGGATTGCACTACTCAGAAGGTGCTTGATGCCAACCCCCGTGCGGAAGAGGTCTACGGTTTCTCCCGTAACGAACTGGTGGGGATGGATTTTACAACTCTCGGCCCCGTGCAGACCCGCGAATGCATGATGCTGTTTGAGGGCGGCGGTGACGAGGCCGGCTGCGTGCGTACGCCTCGCGTGGTGCATCACCGCAAGAACGGGGTGCCCATGTTCGTGAATGTGAACGCCTGCCCCATCAGCTACCGGGGACGCCCCGCCATTATTGTGGCAGCAACGGACGTGACGGAGGTGGTGGAGAAGGATGCCCAGCTCATTCAGGCATCCAAGATGAAGTCGCTGGGTGAAATGTCTGCAGGCGTTGCGCATGAACTGAACCAGCCGCTCAATGCCATCCGCATGGGAAGCGATTTTCTGGCCATGTCACTGGAGCAGGGCGTAACCATTCATCCCGAGCACTTCAGGCAGGTGGTAACGGAGATGAGCGCGCAGGTGGATCGTGCTTCGGGCATCATCAATACCCTGCGTTCGTTTGGCCGCAAGGCGGATCTTTTTGATGAGGACGTGAACCTGAATGCAACGGTACAGGCCGTCACTTCGCTAATCAGCAGGCAATTCCTGTTACATCAGGTTGATATTAAGGTTGATCTTGCCACGGAGCTTCCTGTAATAACCGCTCAGGACAACCGTCTGCAGCAGGTGCTCTTCAACCTTGTGACCAACGCGCGCGATGCCATTATCGAGCGCCGCAAGGGTATGGAAAAGGCTGCGCGCGGGCTTATTGAGATTCGTACCTTTGTGGACCGGGAGCATGTCTGCCTGTCTGTGAGCGACAATGGCACCGGCATTCCGCAGCACGTGCTGGAGAAGGTGTTTGAACCCTTCTTCACCACCAAGGTTACCGGAGAGGGTATGGGTCTGGGGTTGGCCATCTCTTACGGGATAGTGCGCGACTACAAAGGGGATATAGGCATCAGAAGTCGTGAGGGCGAAGGAACGACCTTTACCTTGCGCTTTCCGAAAGCGTGA
- a CDS encoding ABC transporter substrate-binding protein, which produces MLRRTYVLLFCCLVWLVPPAMLTGCDGGDAYEYDGYAGQGVTDSEIRLGSSLPLTGHASYLGKQTLRGALSYIKFVNENGGVHGRRIVLDARDDGYDPPRCLANTQQLMIHGNIFALFGYVGTPTTMRILPLVEEARVPLLGMFTGANGLRIPFNRYVINVRASYYQETGAAVLHLVQDLGLKRIAVFYQYDAYGFDGLTGAELVLRELGLAPVARGSYVRGTNDVTDGLKRILEERPEAVVMVGTYEPCAEFIRRADAAGLKAVFYNLSFVGGEELVRRLPHDLKSPVVLSLVVPPPTAPEAPRIMEVASDYVAHLKRFFPDEIPNAVGLEGYINALVLVEGLRRAGPDLTREGFIDAIETISNFSLGGATEISFSPEDHQGMESVFFSVLRDGRFELVDDFRAVLAESDTAGQGGAASADQGGAQ; this is translated from the coding sequence GTGTTACGTCGAACATACGTGTTATTGTTCTGCTGCCTGGTCTGGCTTGTGCCGCCTGCCATGTTGACCGGTTGCGATGGCGGTGATGCCTATGAGTACGACGGGTATGCCGGCCAAGGCGTGACAGACTCGGAAATCCGGCTTGGTTCCTCCCTGCCGCTCACAGGGCATGCGAGCTATCTGGGCAAGCAGACCCTGCGCGGTGCCCTCAGTTACATCAAGTTTGTTAATGAAAACGGTGGGGTGCACGGGCGGCGGATTGTGCTGGATGCCCGGGACGACGGCTACGACCCGCCCCGCTGTCTGGCCAACACGCAGCAGCTCATGATCCACGGCAATATCTTTGCCCTGTTCGGCTATGTGGGAACCCCCACAACCATGAGAATTCTGCCGCTGGTGGAAGAGGCCCGTGTTCCGTTGCTGGGCATGTTCACGGGCGCGAACGGTCTTCGCATTCCCTTCAACCGGTATGTGATCAACGTGCGTGCCTCCTATTATCAGGAGACGGGGGCGGCGGTGCTGCATCTGGTGCAGGACCTGGGTCTCAAGCGCATTGCCGTGTTCTATCAGTATGACGCATATGGTTTTGACGGTCTGACCGGAGCAGAGCTGGTGCTCAGGGAGCTGGGCTTGGCTCCGGTTGCCCGAGGTTCCTATGTCCGGGGAACGAATGATGTGACGGATGGTCTCAAGCGCATTCTGGAAGAGCGCCCCGAGGCTGTGGTTATGGTCGGCACCTACGAGCCCTGTGCGGAATTCATACGCAGGGCCGACGCTGCCGGACTGAAGGCCGTGTTCTACAACCTTTCCTTTGTGGGGGGGGAAGAGCTGGTGCGTCGTTTGCCCCATGACCTGAAGAGTCCGGTTGTTCTGTCGCTGGTGGTGCCTCCGCCCACGGCACCTGAAGCCCCCCGCATCATGGAGGTTGCCAGCGATTACGTGGCACATCTGAAACGCTTTTTCCCCGACGAGATTCCCAACGCAGTAGGGCTGGAAGGATACATCAATGCCCTTGTGCTGGTGGAAGGATTGCGGCGTGCAGGGCCCGATCTCACACGGGAGGGTTTTATTGATGCCATAGAGACCATTTCGAACTTTTCGTTGGGCGGGGCGACCGAAATATCCTTCAGCCCTGAGGATCACCAGGGGATGGAGTCGGTTTTCTTCTCCGTGCTGCGTGACGGACGCTTCGAACTGGTGGATGATTTCCGTGCCGTGCTTGCGGAGTCTGATACCGCCGGCCAGGGTGGCGCAGCTTCTGCCGACCAGGGAGGAGCGCAATGA
- a CDS encoding IS1595 family transposase, with protein sequence MIQHSASRSSILNGLRSESDAREYMLSHCWPSHERFCPRCGEKKHYELSGGRYRCAECKYTFQDFSGRWINNGNLSPLTWLRVLDLFIREYTVHELSTELELSYNAAYKAVTTIRFAIMAHAVDAAQMFGPETGLGAYLKNRKLTGDPKDNRRPPIPVFGIMERNGWVFIDIVSGIAAETVFHFNHSFHLAMHRAGNIVYTNRYRHYDALVFCGDDSLPYEYIRKNEASVHLEEGSFWAFAGQRLKLFRGITPQRFPLYLKELEFRFNNDSADLFEILSRYLCDIVPEY encoded by the coding sequence ATGATTCAACACTCAGCCAGCAGATCTTCCATTCTGAACGGCCTGCGCTCCGAGTCGGACGCGCGGGAGTACATGCTTTCCCATTGCTGGCCCTCGCACGAACGCTTCTGCCCCCGCTGCGGCGAGAAGAAGCATTACGAGCTTTCCGGCGGCAGATACCGCTGTGCAGAGTGCAAATACACATTTCAGGACTTCAGCGGCCGCTGGATAAACAATGGCAACCTCTCGCCCCTGACATGGCTCAGGGTTCTGGACCTGTTCATCCGCGAATACACGGTGCACGAACTGTCCACCGAGCTGGAGCTTTCCTACAACGCGGCTTACAAGGCTGTGACCACCATCCGCTTTGCCATCATGGCGCATGCCGTTGACGCAGCGCAGATGTTCGGACCTGAAACCGGCCTCGGAGCCTACCTCAAAAACCGCAAGCTGACCGGCGACCCCAAGGACAACCGTCGCCCGCCCATTCCCGTCTTCGGCATCATGGAACGAAACGGATGGGTTTTCATCGATATTGTCTCCGGCATTGCGGCGGAAACGGTATTCCACTTCAATCACAGTTTTCATCTGGCCATGCACCGCGCAGGCAACATCGTCTACACGAACCGTTACCGCCACTATGATGCACTGGTTTTCTGCGGAGACGATTCCCTTCCCTACGAATACATCCGCAAGAACGAAGCCTCCGTTCACCTTGAGGAAGGTTCCTTCTGGGCCTTCGCCGGGCAACGCCTCAAACTGTTCAGAGGCATTACCCCCCAACGTTTCCCGCTCTATCTGAAGGAACTGGAATTCAGGTTCAACAACGACTCTGCCGACCTGTTTGAAATACTCTCGCGCTACCTGTGCGATATCGTACCTGAATATTAG